The following are encoded together in the Erwinia sp. E602 genome:
- a CDS encoding YnhF family membrane protein — protein MSTDLKFSLLTTVGALAMIIAFSFTAVMH, from the coding sequence ATGAGTACCGATCTGAAATTTTCACTGCTGACCACGGTTGGCGCACTGGCGATGATCATTGCTTTCAGCTTTACCGCCGTCATGCACTGA
- a CDS encoding C40 family peptidase yields the protein MRLLITLITLALAQLFLNVAHASPHAPVNASQHKADRSAARDDERRKRRPVKAATTKKVKEPLVKKVKEKTPLKKATTATLQKLKLKKKTAAQPASPIKTARTKATAKNATAKLDKKRYGRQKGERKALLVEDGDAPLKLSKAHRARYQKARETAMNKLMGQLGKPYQWGGTSPKTGFDCSGLVWYAYKDLVKFKIPRTANEMYHLRDAAQIKRDQLEKGDLVFFRINGRGTADHVGVYLGGGKFIQSPRTGKDIQVSALSEDYWQEHYIGARRMMTPKTIR from the coding sequence ATGCGTTTACTTATCACCCTTATCACGCTGGCCTTGGCACAGCTGTTCTTAAATGTGGCACACGCATCGCCACATGCCCCTGTTAACGCCAGCCAGCACAAGGCTGACCGCTCGGCTGCGCGCGATGATGAGCGGCGTAAACGCCGGCCGGTGAAGGCGGCAACCACCAAAAAGGTGAAAGAGCCGCTGGTTAAGAAAGTGAAAGAGAAAACCCCGCTGAAGAAAGCCACCACCGCCACGCTGCAGAAGCTTAAGCTGAAGAAGAAAACCGCCGCGCAGCCCGCCAGCCCGATCAAAACCGCGCGTACCAAAGCCACGGCAAAAAATGCCACGGCGAAGCTCGATAAAAAACGCTACGGGCGTCAGAAAGGTGAACGCAAAGCGCTGCTGGTGGAAGATGGCGATGCGCCGCTTAAGCTGAGCAAGGCGCACCGCGCCCGCTACCAGAAGGCCCGCGAAACGGCGATGAACAAGCTGATGGGTCAGCTGGGTAAACCCTACCAGTGGGGCGGCACCTCACCGAAAACCGGCTTCGACTGCAGTGGCCTGGTCTGGTACGCCTATAAAGACCTGGTGAAGTTCAAGATCCCGCGCACCGCCAATGAGATGTATCACCTGCGCGATGCGGCACAGATAAAACGCGACCAGCTGGAGAAAGGCGACCTGGTGTTCTTCCGCATTAACGGCCGCGGTACCGCCGATCACGTGGGCGTTTACCTCGGCGGCGGGAAATTTATTCAGTCACCGCGCACCGGCAAAGATATTCAGGTTAGCGCGCTGAGCGAAGACTACTGGCAGGAGCACTACATCGGTGCGCGCCGGATGATGACGCCTAAAACCATCCGCTAA
- a CDS encoding Grx4 family monothiol glutaredoxin — translation MMSTVEKIQRQIEENPILLYMKGSPKLPSCGFSAQAVQALSACGERFAYVDILLNPDIRAELPKYANWPTFPQLWVDGELVGGCDIIIEMFQRGELQQLIKETAQKYPAPAAE, via the coding sequence ATAATGAGTACTGTTGAAAAAATCCAACGCCAGATCGAAGAAAACCCTATTTTGCTCTACATGAAAGGGTCGCCAAAACTGCCAAGCTGTGGCTTCTCTGCTCAGGCTGTACAGGCGCTGTCGGCGTGCGGTGAGCGTTTTGCCTACGTAGACATTCTGCTGAACCCGGACATCCGTGCTGAGCTGCCGAAGTACGCCAACTGGCCTACCTTCCCGCAGCTGTGGGTGGACGGTGAGCTGGTCGGCGGTTGCGACATCATCATCGAGATGTTCCAGCGCGGCGAACTGCAGCAGCTGATCAAAGAGACTGCACAGAAGTACCCGGCCCCGGCCGCTGAATAA
- the rnt gene encoding ribonuclease T, with translation MLMSEPNELNTLSSRFRGFYPVVIDVETAGFDAKTNALLEIAAITLKMNDDGWLEKDQTLHFHVEPFVGSVLAPEALAFNGIDPKNPLRGAVSEHDALHAIFKLVRKGIKESGCSRAIMVAHNATFDLNFMNAAAERSALKRNPFHPFVTFDTAALSGLVVGQTVLAKACSAAGIAFDSSQAHSALYDTTQTADLFCELVNRWKRLGGWPLAAGPAAGDDAQ, from the coding sequence ATGCTGATGTCTGAACCAAATGAACTGAACACCCTGAGCAGCCGTTTTCGCGGTTTTTATCCGGTCGTTATTGATGTGGAAACGGCGGGTTTCGACGCCAAAACTAACGCCCTGCTTGAAATTGCCGCGATCACGCTGAAAATGAACGACGACGGCTGGCTGGAAAAAGACCAAACCCTGCATTTCCACGTTGAACCTTTCGTTGGCTCGGTGCTGGCCCCGGAGGCGCTGGCGTTCAACGGCATCGACCCGAAAAACCCGCTGCGCGGTGCCGTCAGCGAACACGACGCGCTGCACGCGATCTTCAAGCTGGTGCGTAAGGGGATCAAGGAGAGCGGCTGCAGCCGGGCAATCATGGTCGCGCACAATGCCACCTTCGATCTCAATTTTATGAACGCCGCCGCTGAACGCAGCGCGCTGAAGCGCAACCCCTTCCACCCGTTTGTCACCTTTGACACCGCAGCGCTGAGCGGGCTGGTGGTCGGGCAGACGGTGCTGGCAAAGGCCTGTAGCGCCGCGGGTATTGCGTTTGACAGTAGCCAGGCGCACTCGGCGCTGTATGACACCACCCAGACAGCCGATCTGTTCTGTGAGTTGGTCAATCGCTGGAAGCGTCTGGGGGGCTGGCCACTGGCCGCCGGACCGGCTGCTGGCGACGACGCACAATAG
- the gloA gene encoding lactoylglutathione lyase, whose amino-acid sequence MRLLHTMLRVGDLQRSVDFYTKVLGMRLLRTSENAEYKYTLAFVGYTEESEGAVIELTYNWGVDSYDLGNAYGHIALGVDDVAATCERIRGDGGNVTREAGPVKGGSTIIAFVEDPDGYKIELIENKHAGHGLGN is encoded by the coding sequence ATGCGTTTACTTCACACCATGCTGCGCGTCGGCGATCTGCAGCGTTCCGTTGATTTCTACACCAAAGTGCTGGGCATGCGTCTGCTGCGCACCAGCGAAAACGCCGAGTACAAATATACTCTGGCCTTCGTCGGTTACACCGAAGAGAGCGAAGGTGCGGTGATCGAGCTGACTTACAACTGGGGTGTGGACAGCTATGACCTCGGTAACGCCTACGGCCATATCGCGCTGGGCGTTGACGATGTTGCCGCCACCTGCGAGCGTATCCGCGGCGACGGCGGTAACGTTACCCGTGAAGCGGGCCCGGTCAAAGGCGGCAGCACCATTATCGCCTTCGTGGAAGATCCAGACGGTTACAAAATTGAACTGATCGAGAACAAACACGCCGGCCACGGCCTGGGCAACTGA
- a CDS encoding alkene reductase — translation MTTNVLFTPLQTGAVTLKNRVLMAPLTRLRSIEPGDVPTPLMAEYYAQRASAGLIITEATQISAQAKGYAGAPGLHSAEQIAAWTAVNDAIHQRGGHSAVQLWHTGRISHASLQPEGAAPVSASAINAETRTSLRDADGNPIREATSTPRSLATEEISGIVADFAQAVANAREANFDLVELHGAHGYLIHQFLSPASNQREDRYGGSIENRTRFALEVVDAAIAAWSADRIGIRISPLGPFNGLDNGEDQEEAALYFLAELAKRQLVYLHISEPDWAGGKPYSEAFRRAIRSVYPGVIVGAGGYTAEKAAALIDEGLIDAVAFGRSYIANPDLVERLQADAPLNEPQPATFYGGAAAGYTDYPTLAG, via the coding sequence ATGACAACCAACGTACTGTTTACACCATTGCAAACCGGCGCGGTGACCTTAAAAAACCGCGTTCTGATGGCTCCCCTGACCCGCCTGCGCAGCATTGAGCCTGGCGACGTGCCGACCCCGCTGATGGCGGAGTACTATGCGCAGCGCGCCAGTGCCGGGCTGATTATTACCGAAGCCACGCAGATTTCCGCTCAGGCCAAAGGCTATGCCGGCGCACCGGGCCTGCACAGCGCCGAGCAGATTGCCGCCTGGACCGCGGTTAACGACGCCATTCACCAGCGCGGCGGCCACAGCGCCGTTCAGCTGTGGCATACCGGGCGTATTTCTCACGCCAGCCTGCAGCCGGAAGGTGCCGCACCGGTCTCCGCCTCGGCGATCAATGCGGAAACCCGCACCTCGCTGCGCGACGCTGACGGCAATCCGATCCGTGAAGCTACCTCCACCCCGCGTTCGCTGGCCACGGAAGAGATTAGCGGTATCGTGGCCGATTTTGCTCAGGCGGTGGCCAACGCTCGTGAAGCCAACTTCGACCTGGTCGAACTGCACGGCGCGCACGGCTACCTGATTCATCAGTTCCTCTCGCCGGCTTCTAACCAGCGTGAAGATCGTTACGGCGGCAGCATTGAGAACCGCACCCGCTTTGCGCTGGAGGTGGTCGATGCCGCCATTGCAGCGTGGAGCGCCGATCGTATCGGCATTCGTATCTCTCCGCTCGGCCCGTTCAACGGCCTGGATAACGGTGAAGATCAGGAAGAAGCCGCCCTCTACTTCCTCGCGGAGCTGGCAAAGCGTCAACTGGTGTACCTGCATATCTCCGAGCCTGACTGGGCCGGTGGTAAGCCGTACAGCGAGGCGTTCCGTCGCGCGATCCGCAGCGTCTATCCCGGCGTAATTGTCGGTGCCGGCGGCTATACGGCGGAGAAAGCCGCGGCGCTGATTGACGAAGGGCTGATCGACGCGGTGGCCTTTGGCCGCAGCTATATCGCTAACCCGGATCTGGTAGAACGCCTGCAGGCTGACGCGCCGCTGAATGAACCACAGCCGGCAACGTTTTACGGCGGTGCTGCCGCCGGTTACACCGATTACCCGACGCTGGCGGGATAA
- a CDS encoding TetR/AcrR family transcriptional regulator, which translates to MNKATRYDTRDHILTTGERLCVQRGFNGMGLIELLKQAGVPKGSFYHYFSSKEAFGVAMLERYFARYHQQLRMFLDDHQGDARQRLLDYYQQSLTNACEESAFAGCLSVKLSAEVCDLSEDMRLALLAGSGALIATLAEVLSLAQRQQQLSAELDCAAIAQTLYMLWLGASLQSKIGRDRAPLQIALQQIERLLIPV; encoded by the coding sequence ATGAATAAAGCCACGCGTTATGACACCCGAGATCATATCCTCACCACCGGCGAGCGGCTCTGCGTGCAGCGCGGCTTTAACGGTATGGGTCTGATCGAACTGCTGAAGCAGGCCGGGGTGCCTAAAGGGTCGTTTTATCACTATTTCAGTTCGAAAGAGGCGTTTGGCGTGGCAATGCTGGAGCGCTACTTTGCCCGCTATCATCAGCAGCTGCGGATGTTTCTCGACGATCATCAGGGCGACGCGCGTCAGCGCCTGCTGGACTATTATCAGCAGTCGCTGACCAACGCCTGTGAAGAGAGCGCCTTTGCCGGCTGCCTGTCGGTGAAGCTGTCGGCGGAAGTCTGCGATCTCTCTGAAGATATGCGCCTCGCGCTGCTGGCGGGGTCCGGTGCGCTGATTGCCACGCTGGCAGAGGTGCTGTCGCTGGCCCAGCGCCAGCAGCAGCTGAGCGCTGAACTCGATTGCGCTGCGATCGCGCAGACGCTGTATATGCTGTGGCTTGGTGCCAGCCTGCAGAGCAAGATTGGCCGTGACCGCGCGCCGCTGCAGATTGCGCTGCAACAAATTGAACGCCTGTTAATCCCTGTTTAA
- a CDS encoding DUF1289 domain-containing protein: MAEQIEMFPVPSPCRGICQADERGYCRGCLRSREERFGWTSYSDAQKRNVLRLCHQRRLRQRNKPTTPDAQPSGQPDLF; encoded by the coding sequence GTGGCAGAACAGATTGAAATGTTTCCGGTGCCCAGCCCCTGTCGCGGCATCTGCCAGGCCGACGAACGCGGCTACTGTCGCGGCTGCCTGCGCAGCCGTGAAGAGCGCTTCGGCTGGACCTCGTACAGCGATGCGCAAAAACGTAACGTGCTGCGCCTGTGCCATCAGCGGCGGCTGCGCCAGCGCAATAAGCCGACCACGCCGGATGCGCAACCCTCCGGGCAACCCGACCTGTTTTAG
- the sodC gene encoding superoxide dismutase family protein, translating to MKTLPAIIAGLMLSGSALAASQTVELKLATPQGPGSPVGHVTIAETEYGLTFTPQLHGLPPGIHGFHVHANGSCDAKTTDGKVVPAGAAGGHLDPQNTGKHEGPWGKGHLGDLPAIAVTADGKATYPVLAPRLKSLAEIKGKALMVHVGGDNHADHPKPLGGGGDRFACGVI from the coding sequence ATGAAAACTCTTCCCGCCATTATCGCCGGCCTGATGCTGTCCGGCAGCGCGCTGGCGGCCAGCCAGACCGTCGAACTGAAACTCGCCACGCCGCAAGGTCCGGGTAGCCCCGTGGGTCATGTGACGATTGCTGAAACCGAGTATGGTCTGACCTTTACACCGCAGCTGCACGGCCTGCCGCCGGGTATTCACGGCTTCCACGTGCATGCCAACGGCAGCTGTGACGCCAAAACCACCGACGGCAAGGTGGTTCCTGCCGGGGCGGCCGGCGGCCATCTGGACCCGCAGAACACCGGCAAGCATGAAGGGCCGTGGGGCAAGGGGCACCTCGGCGATCTGCCGGCCATCGCCGTCACCGCCGACGGTAAGGCCACTTACCCGGTGCTGGCACCGCGTTTAAAATCGCTGGCGGAGATCAAAGGCAAGGCGCTGATGGTCCACGTTGGCGGTGATAACCATGCTGACCATCCTAAACCGCTGGGCGGCGGCGGTGACCGTTTTGCCTGCGGGGTGATCTGA
- a CDS encoding FUSC family protein, translating to MRLNGLTWRQLPWVQANLAQWRYALRNATAMCLALSVAYALNLDQPYWAMTSAAVVSFPTVGGVISKSLGRIGGSLLGAAAALLIAGHTLNDPWLFSLSIASWLALCTWVASHYQNNVAYAFSLAGYSAAIIAFTTVNASDTAQIWVTTQARVCEVISGILCGGLMMMILPSTSDGDALTRSLHQMHAKLLEHASLLLQRETTETLHRAHENVIGQILTLNLLRIQAFWSHYRFRRQNNVLNYVLHQQLRLTSVISSLRRMLVNWPDPPAALFSAQHQLLAELARPDASKYRLAQILQSISPTHADYRLQAFHSRLRYFCWLWLDTSRWLRQFERADGHNRLSPPTLPGLARRADSAEASWAALRTFCTILSGCGFWIATQWDAGAAALTLAAISCVLYASVPSPVNSVTLLLKTLGWLSLFSYVMKFGLMIQISVLWQFLLVMFPLLILLQLLKQQQKKYAANWGQFIVFMGSFLAVDNPPTWDYGSFINDNLAKILGVTLAWVAFQILRPSSDKRRSRRHIRLLRREFIDQLSRRPRSSESRFESQVYYRINLLNSSRDEQARLWLLRWGVVLLNCSQVAWQLRDWHAGSPELAAVRDAVLHDLREVVSERGIQHTSLNQSLVLLQQRIDRLSAASDVQQRELAALLWRLLCCLTRLQTVTTQPVADEGAIAS from the coding sequence ATGCGGCTGAACGGACTCACATGGCGGCAGCTTCCCTGGGTACAGGCGAACCTGGCCCAGTGGCGTTATGCGCTGCGCAACGCCACCGCCATGTGCCTGGCGCTGAGCGTGGCCTATGCGCTAAACCTCGACCAGCCCTACTGGGCGATGACCTCAGCGGCAGTGGTCAGTTTTCCCACCGTTGGCGGCGTCATCAGCAAAAGTCTTGGCCGCATCGGCGGCAGCCTGCTGGGAGCCGCAGCGGCACTGCTGATCGCCGGGCACACGCTGAACGATCCCTGGCTGTTCAGCCTCAGCATCGCCAGCTGGCTGGCGCTCTGTACCTGGGTCGCCAGCCACTACCAGAATAACGTCGCTTATGCTTTCTCGCTGGCCGGTTATTCTGCGGCGATTATCGCCTTTACCACGGTCAATGCCAGCGACACCGCGCAGATCTGGGTCACCACCCAGGCGCGCGTCTGCGAGGTGATTTCCGGCATTTTGTGCGGCGGGCTGATGATGATGATCCTGCCCAGCACCTCTGATGGTGATGCGCTGACCCGCTCGCTGCATCAGATGCATGCGAAGCTACTGGAGCACGCCAGCCTGCTGCTGCAGCGGGAAACCACCGAAACGCTGCACCGGGCGCACGAGAATGTCATCGGTCAGATCCTGACCCTCAATCTGCTGCGCATTCAGGCGTTCTGGAGCCACTACCGGTTCCGGCGGCAGAATAACGTCCTCAACTACGTATTGCATCAGCAGCTGCGGCTGACCAGCGTGATCTCCAGCCTGCGCCGGATGCTGGTCAACTGGCCCGATCCGCCCGCCGCGCTGTTCAGCGCGCAGCATCAGTTGCTGGCGGAGCTTGCCCGTCCCGATGCCAGTAAATATCGCCTTGCGCAGATCCTGCAGAGTATCTCGCCCACGCACGCTGACTACCGCTTACAGGCCTTTCACAGCCGCCTGCGCTATTTCTGCTGGCTCTGGCTGGATACCTCACGCTGGCTGCGGCAATTTGAACGGGCTGACGGCCACAACCGGCTTTCGCCTCCCACACTGCCGGGGCTGGCAAGACGGGCAGACAGCGCGGAGGCCAGCTGGGCAGCGCTAAGAACCTTCTGCACTATCCTCTCCGGCTGCGGTTTCTGGATCGCCACCCAGTGGGATGCCGGTGCCGCCGCGCTGACCCTGGCCGCCATCAGCTGCGTGCTCTACGCCTCGGTGCCCTCGCCGGTTAACAGCGTAACGCTGCTGCTGAAGACGCTTGGCTGGCTGTCGCTGTTCAGCTACGTGATGAAGTTCGGGCTGATGATTCAGATCAGCGTGCTGTGGCAGTTTCTGCTGGTGATGTTCCCGCTGCTGATCCTGCTGCAGCTGCTGAAGCAGCAGCAGAAAAAATATGCCGCTAACTGGGGCCAGTTTATCGTCTTTATGGGGTCATTCCTGGCGGTGGATAATCCGCCAACCTGGGACTACGGCAGCTTCATTAACGATAATCTGGCGAAGATCCTTGGCGTCACCCTGGCGTGGGTGGCGTTTCAGATCCTGCGCCCAAGCTCGGATAAGCGCCGCAGCCGTCGTCATATTCGCCTGCTGCGCCGCGAGTTTATCGATCAGCTCAGCCGCCGGCCGCGCAGCAGTGAAAGCCGCTTTGAGTCGCAGGTCTATTACCGTATCAATCTGCTTAACAGCAGTCGGGATGAACAGGCGCGCCTGTGGCTGCTGCGCTGGGGCGTGGTGCTGCTGAACTGTTCGCAGGTCGCCTGGCAGCTGCGCGACTGGCACGCCGGTTCGCCCGAACTTGCCGCCGTGCGTGACGCTGTGCTGCACGACCTGCGCGAGGTGGTGAGCGAACGCGGGATCCAGCATACGTCACTGAATCAGTCACTGGTGCTGCTGCAACAGCGCATCGATCGGCTCAGCGCAGCGTCAGATGTGCAGCAGAGAGAGCTGGCCGCCCTGCTGTGGCGGCTGCTCTGCTGCCTGACGCGTCTGCAGACGGTCACCACGCAACCTGTAGCGGACGAAGGGGCCATAGCCAGCTGA
- a CDS encoding HlyD family secretion protein yields MKLGSLKYFSTLLFFAAALCASWWLWNYYMHSPWTRDGKIRVEIVGIAPQVGGRITALHVSDNQFVRKGAPLLTLDDTPYQIARDNAQSLLAKAQADNIKAQHEAARRQRLPGSAISAEDLDIANLTMRSSAAAVKSAAAQLAQAQWQLSQTQLAAPADGWITRLTSRVGDYAASGTPLFALVDSHSFYVVGYFEETKLRHIHAGDKATLRLYSDDRLLTGQVESIGRAIYDQNEESSSSLVPDVEPTVPWVRLAQRVPVRIRLTAVPADVTLVAGTTCSIAIGD; encoded by the coding sequence ATGAAACTCGGCTCACTGAAATACTTTTCGACGCTACTGTTCTTCGCCGCCGCGCTGTGCGCCAGCTGGTGGTTGTGGAACTACTACATGCATTCACCCTGGACGCGGGACGGCAAAATCCGCGTGGAGATCGTCGGTATTGCGCCGCAGGTGGGCGGACGCATCACCGCTCTCCATGTCAGCGATAACCAGTTTGTGCGTAAAGGTGCGCCGCTGCTGACGCTCGATGATACGCCGTATCAGATTGCCCGGGACAACGCGCAGTCACTGCTGGCGAAAGCGCAGGCCGATAATATCAAGGCGCAACACGAAGCTGCCCGCCGCCAGCGCCTGCCGGGCAGCGCCATCTCAGCGGAGGATCTGGACATAGCGAATCTGACCATGCGCAGCAGCGCCGCCGCAGTGAAATCCGCCGCGGCCCAGCTGGCGCAGGCGCAGTGGCAACTGTCGCAGACGCAGCTGGCAGCACCGGCAGACGGCTGGATAACCCGCCTGACCAGCCGGGTCGGCGACTATGCCGCCAGCGGCACGCCGCTGTTCGCGCTGGTGGACAGCCACTCTTTCTACGTGGTGGGCTACTTTGAAGAGACCAAACTGCGCCATATCCATGCCGGTGATAAGGCCACCCTCCGTCTCTACAGCGACGATCGTCTGCTGACGGGCCAGGTTGAGAGTATCGGCCGCGCGATTTATGATCAGAATGAAGAGAGCAGCAGCAGCCTGGTGCCGGACGTGGAGCCGACGGTGCCGTGGGTGCGGCTGGCGCAGCGGGTGCCGGTGCGCATCCGTCTCACGGCCGTGCCGGCAGACGTCACGCTGGTGGCCGGCACCACCTGCAGTATTGCAATTGGCGACTGA
- a CDS encoding DUF1656 domain-containing protein, whose product MFTAFTTTVFPLSDLVFGASLYFPPLFRAVLLGFFFWLLVHPLLRDWIYSGEIWHPTLLDLSLFILCVSAAQWLLLNIG is encoded by the coding sequence GTGTTCACAGCGTTTACGACAACAGTTTTCCCCCTTAGCGATCTGGTTTTTGGCGCTTCACTCTACTTCCCCCCGCTGTTCAGGGCGGTGCTACTGGGCTTTTTCTTCTGGCTATTGGTACACCCGTTGCTGCGTGACTGGATCTACTCCGGGGAGATCTGGCACCCCACTCTGCTTGACCTCTCGCTGTTTATTCTCTGCGTCAGCGCCGCCCAGTGGCTGCTGCTGAATATCGGATGA
- the slyA gene encoding transcriptional regulator SlyA: protein MDTPLGTDLSRLVRIWRALIDQRLKPLELTQTHWVTLHNIHQLPPEQSQIQLAKAIGIEQPSLVRTLDQLEEKGLITRTTCANDRRAKRIRLTQTAEPIINQVESVIEATRDDILSGISQQEIEKMVTLIARLEKNIVDLQRRDD, encoded by the coding sequence TTGGATACGCCATTAGGAACTGATTTGTCACGACTGGTGCGCATCTGGCGCGCGCTGATCGACCAGAGATTAAAGCCGCTTGAGCTGACGCAAACCCACTGGGTGACCCTGCACAACATTCATCAACTGCCGCCCGAGCAGTCGCAAATTCAGCTGGCCAAAGCAATCGGTATTGAGCAGCCTTCGCTGGTGCGTACCCTCGACCAGTTAGAAGAGAAGGGGCTGATTACCCGCACTACCTGCGCCAACGACCGCCGCGCCAAACGTATTCGTTTGACCCAGACGGCAGAGCCGATTATCAATCAGGTTGAGAGCGTGATTGAGGCCACCCGCGACGACATCCTGTCCGGCATATCGCAGCAGGAGATTGAAAAAATGGTGACGCTGATTGCCCGGCTGGAAAAAAACATCGTCGACCTGCAGCGCCGGGACGACTAA
- the slyB gene encoding outer membrane lipoprotein SlyB produces MMKRFLIVAVAGMTLAGCANNDTLSGDVYSASEAKQVQSVSYGTLVSVRPVQIQGGEENNVIGAIGGAVLGGFLGNTIGGGTGRSLATAAGAVAGGVAGQGVQGSMNKSQGVELEIRKDDGNTIMVVQKQAASRYAVGQRVAMASNGSQITVSPR; encoded by the coding sequence ATGATGAAGCGTTTTTTGATCGTGGCAGTTGCCGGGATGACGCTGGCTGGCTGTGCGAATAACGACACGCTGTCGGGTGATGTGTACAGCGCCTCTGAAGCCAAACAGGTCCAGAGCGTCAGCTACGGTACCCTGGTTTCCGTCCGTCCGGTGCAGATTCAGGGCGGTGAAGAGAACAATGTGATTGGCGCTATCGGCGGTGCGGTGCTGGGTGGTTTCCTCGGTAACACCATTGGCGGCGGCACCGGCCGCAGCCTGGCTACCGCTGCGGGCGCGGTAGCCGGTGGCGTTGCGGGCCAGGGCGTGCAGGGTTCGATGAACAAGAGCCAGGGCGTAGAGCTGGAAATTCGTAAAGACGACGGCAACACCATTATGGTGGTGCAGAAGCAGGCCGCCAGCCGCTATGCGGTCGGTCAGCGTGTGGCGATGGCCTCTAACGGCAGCCAGATCACCGTCTCGCCGCGTTAA
- the anmK gene encoding anhydro-N-acetylmuramic acid kinase: protein MKSGRYIGVMSGTSLDGVDVVLAAIDPQMVAQQASYCHPIPLALRQQILAISQGQMLTLSQLGQLDTRLGQLFAEAVLALMKQQRLTAEDITAIGCHGQTVWHEPQGDAPNTLQIGDNNQIAAATGITVVGDFRRRDMALGGQGAPLVPAFHHAILMHPDERRMVLNIGGIANLSLLLPDQPLRGFDTGPGNMLMDAWIWQQQQQPYDRDGQWGRGGQVVQPLLQQMLRDPYFALRAPKSTGREYFNAGWLEQQLAAFPGVAAQDVQATLVELTAASIADQVLLSGGCDRLLVCGGGARNPLLMSRLAARLTGTEVNTTDQAGISGDDMEALAFAWLAWRTLSGLPGNLPSVTGAREASIIGAIFPANSPIR, encoded by the coding sequence ATGAAATCAGGACGTTATATCGGGGTGATGTCAGGCACCAGCCTGGACGGGGTGGACGTGGTGCTGGCGGCGATTGACCCGCAGATGGTGGCGCAGCAGGCCAGCTACTGCCATCCGATTCCGCTGGCGCTGCGCCAGCAAATCCTGGCGATCTCCCAGGGACAGATGCTGACGCTCTCGCAGCTTGGCCAGCTGGACACCCGGCTGGGGCAGCTGTTTGCCGAGGCGGTGCTGGCGCTGATGAAGCAGCAGCGGCTGACGGCGGAGGATATCACCGCCATCGGCTGCCACGGGCAAACCGTCTGGCACGAGCCGCAGGGCGACGCCCCGAATACGCTGCAGATCGGTGACAATAACCAGATTGCGGCGGCGACCGGCATTACCGTAGTCGGTGACTTCCGCCGTCGCGATATGGCGCTGGGCGGCCAGGGCGCGCCGCTGGTGCCGGCCTTCCACCATGCGATCCTGATGCACCCGGACGAACGGCGGATGGTGCTGAACATCGGCGGCATCGCTAACCTGTCCCTGCTGCTTCCTGACCAGCCGCTGCGCGGGTTTGACACCGGGCCGGGCAACATGTTGATGGACGCCTGGATCTGGCAGCAGCAGCAGCAGCCCTACGATCGGGACGGGCAGTGGGGCCGCGGCGGGCAGGTGGTGCAGCCGCTGTTGCAGCAGATGCTTCGCGACCCCTATTTTGCCCTGCGCGCGCCGAAAAGCACCGGCCGTGAATACTTTAATGCCGGCTGGCTGGAGCAGCAGCTGGCGGCGTTTCCCGGCGTGGCGGCGCAGGATGTGCAGGCCACGCTGGTGGAACTGACCGCGGCCTCCATCGCCGACCAGGTGCTGCTCAGCGGCGGCTGCGATCGGCTGCTGGTGTGCGGCGGTGGAGCACGCAATCCGCTGCTGATGTCGCGGCTGGCGGCGCGGCTGACCGGCACCGAGGTCAATACCACCGACCAGGCCGGCATCAGCGGTGATGACATGGAAGCGCTGGCCTTTGCATGGCTGGCGTGGCGCACGCTGAGCGGCTTACCGGGTAATCTGCCGTCGGTGACCGGGGCGCGCGAAGCCAGCATCATCGGAGCCATTTTCCCGGCGAATTCTCCAATCCGCTGA
- a CDS encoding MliC family protein gives MKNGMMVAALLTLSGCSYFQHGESQPVKTLHYTCGTLPLTVKLDRAREEVNLILDGNPLTLKQQVAASGTRYSDGHYVFWSKGDTAFVERNDKIIIDDCRLQPGS, from the coding sequence ATGAAGAACGGAATGATGGTGGCGGCGCTGTTGACCCTGTCCGGCTGCAGCTATTTTCAACACGGCGAATCCCAGCCGGTGAAAACCCTGCATTACACCTGCGGTACGCTGCCGCTCACCGTGAAGCTCGACCGCGCGCGCGAAGAGGTTAACCTGATCCTCGACGGCAACCCGCTGACTCTGAAACAGCAGGTGGCCGCGTCCGGCACCCGCTACAGCGACGGCCACTACGTTTTCTGGTCGAAAGGCGACACCGCCTTCGTTGAGCGCAACGATAAAATTATCATCGACGACTGTCGGCTGCAGCCCGGCAGTTAA